In Prinia subflava isolate CZ2003 ecotype Zambia chromosome 1, Cam_Psub_1.2, whole genome shotgun sequence, the DNA window CCCCTGaccctcttccttctgcagccctggcccctcTCTTCCAGCAcgctcagccccagcctcagcagccctcacacctccccacagccccacagcagcctccaCACTCCCTCATGATCATGACACCCTGACCCCTTGCAACCCTCACTCCCACAACCCTGCCTGAtccttctcttccaggacccTCCACACCACACCCATGGCCTGCAACAacctctgctccccctgcgGACCCACCCCGCTGGCCAACAGCTGCAAcgagccctgtgccctgcagtgccaggattCCCGCGTCATCATCAacccttcccctgtgctggtgaccctgccaggacccatcATGACCTCCTTCCCCCAGAACACCGCCGTCGGATCCACCTCCTCGGCTGCTGTTGGCAGTGAACTCaatgcccagggacagcccatcTCGGGTGGATTTGGCTACGGCCTTGGCTACGGCCTGGGAGGCCTGGGCTGCTACGGCAGAAGGGGCGGCTACATCTGCTGAGGGCCCTCAGCACCACTC includes these proteins:
- the LOC134561880 gene encoding feather beta keratin-like, whose amino-acid sequence is MACNNLCSPCGPTPLANSCNEPCALQCQDSRVIINPSPVLVTLPGPIMTSFPQNTAVGSTSSAAVGSELNAQGQPISGGFGYGLGYGLGGLGCYGRRGGYIC